One segment of Thermonema lapsum DNA contains the following:
- a CDS encoding heavy-metal-associated domain-containing protein: MLKNQICLLLLGLLHIGGYAQQIKRVELGIDGLTCSQCMRSVEIALRKQPGVEAVRVDLQATTAYVETNERLQLPLLKHAVEQAGFSVRSVALFFASPLSITSCMKQGGGCLVWLQEEENTAACQKVYVAGRTILSKRAYKQWARRHLLPAQACADCLSNVWYVSKAPYDETAVK; the protein is encoded by the coding sequence ATGCTAAAAAATCAAATTTGCTTACTGCTCTTGGGACTGCTGCATATAGGCGGGTATGCTCAACAAATTAAAAGGGTGGAGCTGGGGATTGACGGGCTTACCTGCTCGCAGTGTATGCGCAGTGTGGAGATTGCCTTGCGCAAGCAGCCGGGCGTTGAGGCTGTACGGGTTGATTTGCAAGCAACCACAGCTTACGTGGAAACCAATGAGAGGCTTCAGTTGCCTTTATTGAAGCACGCAGTCGAACAAGCCGGCTTTTCGGTGCGCTCAGTCGCGCTCTTTTTTGCATCGCCGCTGTCTATTACCTCTTGTATGAAACAAGGAGGAGGCTGTTTGGTGTGGCTTCAAGAAGAAGAAAACACAGCGGCTTGTCAGAAGGTATATGTGGCAGGAAGGACGATTCTGTCAAAACGGGCGTATAAGCAGTGGGCACGCCGTCATCTGCTGCCGGCGCAAGCTTGTGCAGACTGCTTGAGCAATGTCTGGTATGTAAGCAAAGCGCCTTATGATGAAACTGCTGTTAAGTAA
- the gmd gene encoding GDP-mannose 4,6-dehydratase: MTKRALITGVTGQDGAYLARFLLSKGYEVHGIKRRASLFNTDRIDDIYQDPHEKEIHFFLHYGDLTDSLNVTRIIQEVQPDEIYNLGAMSHVQVSFEMPEYTANVDALGTLRVLEAVRLLGLTQKTRIYQASTSELYGKVQEIPQKETTPFYPRSPYGVAKLYAYWITVNYREAYGMYACNGILFNHESPLRGETFVTRKITRAAARIALGLQDTLYLGNLNARRDWGHAKDYVEAMWLMLQQEKPEDFVIATGVTTTVREFARKAFEELGIELHFEGEGVEEQAIVAACHGDFKLPEGKVVIKVDPRYFRPTEVDVLIGDASKARERLGWQPAYDLDALVKEMVREDLQLFERDRYLKEGGHKIQNYHE, translated from the coding sequence ATGACCAAGCGCGCATTAATCACCGGTGTTACGGGGCAAGACGGCGCCTATCTGGCTCGTTTTTTATTGTCGAAAGGCTATGAAGTACATGGTATCAAGCGACGTGCCTCCTTATTTAATACCGACCGCATAGATGATATTTACCAAGACCCTCACGAGAAAGAGATTCACTTCTTTCTACATTATGGCGACTTGACGGACTCTTTGAATGTGACGCGCATTATCCAAGAAGTGCAGCCCGACGAGATTTATAATTTAGGGGCGATGTCGCATGTGCAAGTGAGTTTTGAAATGCCTGAATATACCGCCAATGTAGATGCTTTGGGCACTTTGCGTGTGCTGGAGGCAGTTCGCTTGCTGGGGCTTACTCAGAAAACCCGCATTTATCAGGCATCTACTTCTGAGCTTTACGGAAAAGTGCAAGAGATACCCCAGAAAGAAACGACGCCTTTTTATCCAAGGTCGCCTTATGGAGTAGCCAAGCTTTACGCCTATTGGATTACGGTCAATTATCGAGAGGCTTATGGCATGTATGCCTGCAATGGCATCTTGTTCAACCATGAGAGCCCTTTGCGAGGTGAGACCTTCGTAACACGTAAAATAACCCGGGCTGCTGCTCGCATAGCCTTAGGGCTGCAAGATACGCTTTATCTGGGTAATCTGAATGCACGCCGCGATTGGGGGCATGCCAAAGATTATGTGGAAGCCATGTGGCTGATGCTTCAGCAAGAAAAGCCGGAAGACTTTGTGATAGCTACCGGAGTAACCACGACCGTGCGTGAGTTTGCCCGTAAGGCTTTTGAAGAATTGGGCATAGAACTACACTTTGAAGGGGAGGGCGTAGAAGAACAAGCTATAGTAGCGGCTTGTCATGGTGACTTTAAGCTGCCTGAGGGAAAAGTCGTTATCAAGGTAGACCCTCGCTACTTTCGCCCCACAGAGGTTGATGTGCTGATAGGCGATGCTTCCAAAGCTCGTGAGCGTCTTGGGTGGCAGCCTGCTTATGATTTGGATGCGCTGGTCAAAGAAATGGTGCGGGAAGACCTCCAGCTTTTTGAGCGCGACAGATATCTTAAAGAGGGGGGGCACAAGATTCAAAACTACCACGAATAA
- the fcl gene encoding GDP-L-fucose synthase, which produces MDKQAKIYVAGHLGMVGSAIVRRLQAEGYTNLVLRSSKELDLREQAAVRRFFEQERPEYVFLAAAKVGGILANNTYRAEFIYDNLMIQSNVIHEAYRTGVQKLLFLGSSCIYPKFAPQPIKEEYLLTGALEPTNEPYAVAKIAGIKLCQAYRDQYGCNFIAAMPTNLYGPGDNFDLQTSHVMPALIRKFLEAKAKGSPSVSVWGTGSPRREFLYVDDLAEACLFLMRHYNEKEIINIGTGEDVSIKELAAMIKDLTSYEGLVEWDTSKPDGTPRKLLDVSRIHALGWKHKTSLKDGIKKTMEYYLKEQVA; this is translated from the coding sequence ATGGATAAACAAGCCAAAATATATGTAGCAGGGCATCTTGGCATGGTGGGCAGTGCCATAGTGCGCCGTTTACAAGCAGAAGGCTACACCAATCTTGTGCTGCGAAGCTCAAAAGAACTCGATTTGCGTGAACAGGCAGCCGTGCGTCGTTTCTTTGAGCAAGAAAGACCAGAATATGTGTTTTTGGCAGCTGCCAAAGTAGGAGGTATTTTAGCCAACAATACCTACCGGGCTGAGTTTATTTACGACAACCTGATGATTCAGTCTAATGTAATTCATGAAGCATATAGAACAGGAGTGCAGAAACTTCTTTTTTTAGGCTCTTCTTGCATTTATCCCAAGTTTGCACCGCAGCCCATCAAGGAAGAATATCTTTTAACCGGTGCTCTTGAGCCAACCAACGAACCTTATGCCGTGGCAAAGATAGCTGGCATTAAACTTTGCCAAGCTTACCGCGACCAGTATGGGTGCAATTTCATTGCTGCCATGCCCACTAACCTCTATGGACCGGGCGATAACTTCGATTTGCAGACTTCACATGTTATGCCGGCATTGATTCGCAAATTTCTGGAGGCAAAAGCAAAAGGCAGTCCTTCGGTTTCGGTATGGGGTACTGGAAGCCCGCGGCGTGAGTTCCTTTATGTAGATGACCTTGCCGAAGCATGTCTCTTTTTAATGCGGCATTACAATGAAAAAGAAATTATCAACATTGGCACGGGAGAGGATGTATCCATAAAAGAGCTTGCCGCGATGATTAAAGATTTGACCAGCTATGAAGGACTGGTGGAATGGGATACATCAAAACCCGATGGCACCCCCCGCAAGCTTCTGGATGTAAGCCGTATCCATGCTTTGGGATGGAAACACAAAACAAGCTTGAAGGATGGTATTAAAAAAACAATGGAGTATTACTTGAAAGAACAAGTTGCATAA
- a CDS encoding O-antigen ligase family protein, whose amino-acid sequence MILAVYVKMLVFLDEIIYFFRNPWLGHPYFPMFYGGGPNLEATWFAFFSAFFISSRRKWLFYFVWLACMGVGLIYASRVAIVMNLISFFFFYTSPYARRWERQFFLIFGAAVFGYLITFIDWQLISEKLVAVQRLLSVGGSEDKGMQGRFHLWSGYAQALRAGWWSGTGAGNTVPVMELLTKKSFGEDNVHNIYMQCFSDFGVIGGLLFLILAFNILKDFIKDRANLFLLSLVLYLIAGLVQFRGGEPYFYLILGLYIGKKYEQPEN is encoded by the coding sequence ATGATATTGGCTGTTTATGTGAAAATGCTGGTTTTTCTTGATGAAATTATTTACTTCTTTCGTAATCCATGGCTGGGGCATCCTTACTTTCCCATGTTTTATGGTGGTGGTCCCAATTTGGAAGCTACGTGGTTTGCTTTTTTCTCTGCTTTCTTTATTTCTAGTAGAAGAAAATGGCTTTTTTACTTCGTTTGGCTTGCTTGCATGGGGGTTGGTTTAATTTATGCTTCTCGTGTAGCGATTGTGATGAACCTGATAAGCTTCTTTTTCTTTTATACTTCTCCTTATGCACGCCGATGGGAACGCCAATTTTTTTTAATATTTGGAGCAGCGGTGTTTGGTTATTTGATAACTTTTATTGACTGGCAGCTAATTAGTGAAAAGCTGGTTGCTGTGCAGCGCTTGCTGTCTGTTGGTGGTTCCGAAGATAAAGGGATGCAGGGACGCTTTCATTTGTGGAGTGGATACGCCCAAGCGCTGCGTGCAGGATGGTGGAGTGGAACAGGTGCAGGAAATACAGTTCCAGTCATGGAGCTGTTAACCAAAAAAAGCTTTGGCGAAGACAATGTGCATAACATCTACATGCAGTGCTTTAGTGATTTCGGAGTAATTGGGGGACTACTATTCCTTATATTAGCGTTTAATATTTTGAAAGACTTTATCAAGGATAGAGCAAACCTTTTTCTTCTTTCTCTTGTGCTCTATCTCATAGCTGGTCTTGTACAGTTTAGAGGTGGAGAGCCTTATTTTTATTTGATATTAGGACTTTACATAGGTAAAAAATATGAGCAACCAGAAAACTAA
- a CDS encoding glycosyltransferase, with amino-acid sequence MSNQKTNAIKTTVLIPHYNNLDGLHKSLASIAAKPRVRVLIVDDGSKAEQRPDEAKLQNCFAHLQVIVLLNEKNRGIEHVLNQGLEYILEHFPDSPYIARLDAGDTCHPERFAIQERYMDEHPEVALLGSWVDIVTTEGKKIYTYKAPIAHEEIKRSMFLKIAFMHPSVLMRASAVRSIGGYPYDYPAAEDYAYFFKFVHAFKTAVIPQSLTFYELNNKGISMTKRKRQLRSRIKVLWANRALGNPYFWLGMLRVCMLFILPYSWVLFLKKKLNIQ; translated from the coding sequence ATGAGCAACCAGAAAACTAATGCCATCAAGACCACAGTACTCATTCCTCACTACAATAATCTTGATGGATTACACAAGTCATTAGCCAGCATCGCAGCAAAACCGAGAGTGAGAGTGCTTATAGTGGATGATGGGAGCAAAGCAGAACAACGACCCGATGAAGCCAAACTTCAAAATTGCTTTGCACACTTGCAGGTGATTGTGCTACTCAACGAGAAGAATCGAGGGATTGAGCATGTGTTAAATCAGGGCTTGGAGTATATTCTTGAGCATTTTCCTGATAGTCCTTATATCGCTCGCTTAGATGCTGGTGATACTTGTCACCCAGAGCGTTTTGCTATTCAAGAGCGCTATATGGACGAGCACCCGGAAGTAGCACTCTTGGGGTCGTGGGTGGATATTGTAACGACAGAGGGAAAAAAAATATACACCTATAAAGCTCCTATAGCCCATGAGGAGATTAAGAGGAGCATGTTTTTAAAAATAGCTTTTATGCACCCCTCTGTGTTGATGAGGGCTTCTGCGGTGCGTTCTATTGGTGGTTACCCATATGATTACCCGGCAGCAGAGGACTATGCTTACTTTTTTAAATTTGTTCATGCATTTAAAACTGCTGTTATTCCCCAAAGCCTTACATTTTATGAATTGAATAACAAAGGTATTTCTATGACCAAACGCAAGAGACAGCTAAGGTCTCGCATAAAAGTGCTTTGGGCAAACCGTGCGCTCGGCAACCCCTACTTCTGGTTAGGAATGCTGCGAGTCTGTATGCTATTTATATTACCTTACTCCTGGGTTCTTTTTTTAAAGAAAAAGCTGAACATTCAATAA
- a CDS encoding glycosyltransferase → MKAIIHVAEAFGGGIIEFILQIVKHQPEYKHVIIYGKRVEDVEAIKRQFPENTEFIEWTAAQREVNLVADWRAFWALRSIVNNLRKQHQIQAVHLHSSKAGFLGRFALKGTVPTQKLIYTPNGLAFARRDVSNLKRFFFWFLEYIAALYSGRVIACGASEAAYMKKKGIRADFINNGTAFCPEDYPVAKKLKNKPEEKVVLTVGRASIQKNPALFNAIARCFEAEKHIRFIWVGDGELADELTASNIELTGWLTKEEVISYLKQADVYLSTSLWEGLPFAVLEAMMCSKPLVLHRCIGNEDLVRENVNGFLFDTAEEAVKKLRVLLNAPSQVLHDMGKASRSLCEENFNAQKMAEVYHRAYENTF, encoded by the coding sequence ATGAAAGCCATCATTCATGTAGCCGAAGCATTTGGAGGGGGAATTATCGAATTTATTCTTCAGATAGTAAAGCATCAGCCGGAATATAAGCATGTTATCATTTATGGGAAGCGAGTAGAAGATGTGGAAGCTATAAAAAGGCAGTTTCCAGAAAATACGGAGTTTATAGAGTGGACCGCAGCGCAGCGGGAGGTAAACCTCGTAGCCGATTGGAGAGCGTTTTGGGCGCTCAGGTCCATCGTAAACAACCTACGCAAGCAGCATCAGATTCAGGCAGTGCATCTGCACTCCTCTAAAGCCGGCTTTTTGGGGCGTTTTGCTTTGAAGGGAACTGTGCCGACCCAAAAGCTTATCTATACTCCTAATGGGCTTGCATTCGCACGCCGGGACGTGAGCAACTTAAAACGTTTTTTCTTTTGGTTTTTGGAGTACATAGCGGCTTTATATTCGGGTAGGGTTATTGCTTGTGGAGCTTCAGAAGCAGCTTACATGAAAAAAAAAGGCATACGGGCAGATTTCATCAACAATGGCACAGCTTTTTGCCCGGAAGACTATCCAGTAGCGAAAAAATTAAAGAACAAACCAGAAGAAAAAGTGGTACTTACGGTAGGAAGAGCTTCCATTCAGAAAAATCCCGCCTTGTTCAATGCTATTGCACGCTGCTTTGAAGCAGAAAAGCATATTCGTTTTATTTGGGTGGGTGATGGCGAGCTTGCCGATGAGCTTACAGCCTCCAATATAGAACTGACCGGCTGGCTGACCAAAGAGGAAGTTATTAGCTATTTAAAGCAAGCGGATGTTTACCTATCTACCTCCTTGTGGGAGGGCTTGCCCTTTGCTGTGTTAGAAGCTATGATGTGTAGCAAGCCGCTTGTGTTGCATCGGTGTATAGGTAACGAAGACTTGGTAAGGGAGAATGTCAACGGTTTCTTGTTTGATACAGCAGAAGAGGCAGTAAAAAAGTTGCGTGTGTTATTGAACGCTCCAAGTCAAGTACTGCATGATATGGGAAAGGCTTCGCGCAGTTTGTGTGAAGAAAACTTTAATGCCCAGAAAATGGCAGAAGTTTATCACAGAGCTTATGAAAACACTTTTTAG
- a CDS encoding O-antigen ligase family protein, giving the protein MKTLFNEKVFFFLLALVVISLPWHEHFNGVCTILLMAWTLGYHLYHRPAWKDWRERSWLLLHWAWYALFAIGLLWSSNYDEGMFHLEVHMLLVLVPWMWAVSPSLHKKQYHLLMWCFVVSTFFTLPYTLGGVLPFYMKFHEINMWIITQSTPFHHGFMGMYWLTATFMIWYLVYQRRETAAYALAAGFTVVAFATLLLLNAKAAVVAMLLLPVGAGIIKLLAVKGKRYLLYLSAGVPSFLVVGFLFAMSQWDSSSYQFGVDKNISLRSVWDFAGFLTYSFYHRLGQWHCGVEVWTQNWKTFLCGVGTGDATQALNSCYKANGWEWLEGFSTHNEFLEEAVRHGLLGLLLLLTVFLYPIIQSIRRGNYWYALQSIAFFVALMIDCYLSNQKGIVWYMWIGSLWYMLPRETWNQKGILQNT; this is encoded by the coding sequence ATGAAAACACTTTTTAACGAAAAAGTTTTCTTTTTCCTTTTGGCGTTGGTAGTTATTTCTTTGCCTTGGCATGAGCACTTCAATGGAGTTTGTACTATCCTGCTGATGGCTTGGACCCTGGGCTATCATCTTTATCATCGCCCAGCTTGGAAAGATTGGAGGGAACGCTCTTGGTTACTGCTACATTGGGCATGGTATGCTTTATTCGCCATAGGCTTGTTGTGGAGCTCAAACTATGATGAAGGTATGTTTCATCTGGAAGTCCACATGTTGTTGGTACTGGTGCCATGGATGTGGGCAGTAAGTCCTTCACTGCACAAAAAACAATATCACCTGCTGATGTGGTGCTTTGTGGTTTCTACCTTCTTTACTTTGCCCTATACTCTTGGGGGAGTTTTGCCCTTTTATATGAAGTTTCATGAAATCAATATGTGGATAATTACTCAATCGACCCCTTTTCATCATGGCTTTATGGGAATGTACTGGCTTACAGCCACTTTCATGATATGGTATCTTGTATATCAAAGAAGGGAAACAGCAGCTTATGCGCTGGCAGCAGGCTTTACCGTAGTAGCATTTGCTACATTACTACTCTTGAATGCCAAGGCTGCTGTTGTGGCGATGCTGCTGCTGCCTGTAGGTGCAGGGATAATCAAGTTATTGGCAGTAAAGGGCAAGAGGTACTTGCTTTATTTGAGTGCAGGAGTGCCTTCTTTTCTTGTCGTAGGTTTTTTGTTTGCTATGAGTCAATGGGATAGTAGTTCATATCAGTTTGGTGTGGACAAAAACATAAGCCTGCGCTCTGTCTGGGACTTTGCTGGCTTTTTAACATACAGCTTTTATCATCGTTTGGGGCAGTGGCATTGCGGGGTAGAAGTATGGACACAAAATTGGAAAACCTTTCTTTGTGGAGTGGGAACCGGCGATGCCACCCAAGCATTGAATAGCTGCTATAAGGCAAATGGCTGGGAGTGGTTAGAAGGCTTCAGTACACACAATGAATTTCTGGAAGAGGCAGTGCGCCATGGTTTGTTAGGGTTATTACTGCTACTGACGGTATTTCTATACCCTATCATACAGAGCATCCGGCGAGGCAATTATTGGTATGCTCTGCAGTCGATTGCTTTTTTTGTAGCCCTTATGATAGATTGCTATTTAAGCAATCAGAAGGGCATTGTGTGGTATATGTGGATAGGTAGTTTGTGGTATATGTTGCCCCGAGAGACTTGGAATCAAAAAGGCATTCTTCAAAATACTTGA
- a CDS encoding glycosyltransferase family 2 protein — MKNNQKVTAVVVTYNRLNLLQQCIESLRNQTYPVERILVVDNGSNDGTSEWLDNQQDLCVVHQENLGGAGGFYRGFSEALKQNTDWVWAMDDDCIPQSNALEALIHYASEANNIYCSVAISTQNPTQLCWITKTIGGRRLQKTDELGEEPIEVAGAPFLAMLLSTELIKKVGLPISELFIWGDDTEYCWRARKKAQSRIFYIPQSKVYHPPTEYMPIRLLPFMPHVNLVKAAPWKLYYEFRNVTFINKRYLSSLKYYCFYLPKTIFKLFLYGKYLFRESRWKHVKNMLQAIYQGHKGQLGKVNYEHL, encoded by the coding sequence ATGAAAAACAATCAAAAAGTAACGGCAGTAGTGGTTACTTACAACCGTCTGAATTTGTTGCAACAATGCATAGAATCATTACGCAATCAAACATACCCGGTAGAACGCATTCTTGTAGTTGACAACGGAAGCAATGACGGGACATCTGAGTGGTTAGACAATCAGCAGGATTTGTGTGTAGTCCATCAGGAGAATTTAGGAGGAGCCGGTGGTTTTTACAGAGGATTCAGCGAAGCGCTTAAACAAAACACCGACTGGGTTTGGGCAATGGACGACGACTGCATTCCCCAATCAAATGCCTTAGAAGCACTGATTCACTACGCATCAGAAGCAAATAACATTTATTGCAGTGTAGCGATTAGTACTCAGAATCCAACACAACTCTGCTGGATTACCAAGACCATAGGCGGGCGCCGTTTGCAAAAAACAGATGAATTAGGGGAGGAACCAATAGAAGTAGCCGGTGCCCCTTTCTTAGCTATGCTTCTTTCTACTGAACTGATAAAAAAAGTTGGATTGCCAATAAGCGAGTTATTTATCTGGGGCGACGATACAGAATACTGTTGGCGTGCAAGAAAAAAAGCACAAAGCAGAATCTTTTACATTCCTCAAAGCAAAGTATATCATCCGCCAACAGAGTATATGCCCATACGTTTGCTTCCATTCATGCCACATGTTAACCTTGTAAAAGCCGCTCCTTGGAAGCTATATTACGAGTTTAGAAACGTTACATTTATCAATAAGCGCTATCTTTCTTCGCTGAAATACTATTGCTTCTATCTGCCTAAAACCATTTTTAAGTTGTTTCTATATGGGAAGTACCTATTTAGGGAATCTCGTTGGAAGCATGTAAAAAATATGCTACAAGCCATCTACCAAGGGCATAAAGGGCAGTTGGGCAAAGTGAATTACGAGCACCTATAA
- the glf gene encoding UDP-galactopyranose mutase: MHIYDYLIVGAGLFGSVFARELTDAGFKCLIIDKRPHTGGNVYTEKREGIDVHMYGPHIFHTSDDRIWAYVNRFTKFNHYVNRPKVYYKGKIYSFPINLFTLYQLYGVKTPAEAQKKLEEVKVPIKNPKNLEEWVLSQVGQEIYEIFIKGYTMKQWMCDPKELPTFIIRRLPIRLTFDDNYFNDCYQGIPVEGYTKMMERLQAGIEVRLNTDYFANKEYFDGTARKVVFTGKIDEFFGYRFGELEYRTLRFEHEMHKGDYQGNAIINYTEYEIPYTRICEHKHFTFGQQEHTIITKEYPEAWSRGKEPYYPINNERNNKIYKQYATLSEELKDKYIFGGRLAEYKYYDMHQVIGSALAKAKKEIEFQKSTCS, encoded by the coding sequence ATGCATATATATGACTATTTGATTGTAGGTGCCGGATTATTTGGAAGCGTATTTGCAAGAGAACTGACCGATGCTGGTTTCAAATGTTTAATCATAGACAAGCGTCCGCATACGGGTGGAAACGTATATACCGAAAAAAGAGAAGGTATCGACGTTCACATGTATGGTCCCCATATTTTTCATACAAGCGACGACAGAATATGGGCATATGTTAACCGTTTTACTAAGTTCAATCATTATGTGAACCGTCCCAAGGTATATTATAAGGGAAAAATTTACTCTTTCCCAATTAACTTGTTTACCTTATACCAGCTGTATGGAGTAAAAACCCCAGCGGAGGCACAAAAAAAGTTGGAAGAAGTAAAAGTTCCTATTAAAAATCCTAAGAATTTAGAAGAATGGGTATTGTCTCAGGTAGGGCAGGAAATCTATGAAATCTTCATCAAAGGATATACCATGAAGCAATGGATGTGTGACCCCAAAGAGCTACCTACTTTCATCATCCGGCGTCTGCCCATTCGCTTGACTTTTGACGACAATTATTTCAACGATTGCTACCAAGGCATTCCGGTCGAAGGATATACAAAAATGATGGAGCGCCTGCAGGCAGGTATAGAAGTACGCCTTAACACAGACTACTTCGCCAACAAAGAGTATTTCGACGGTACAGCCCGCAAAGTGGTATTTACCGGAAAAATAGATGAGTTCTTTGGTTACCGTTTTGGTGAGTTGGAATATCGCACGCTCCGCTTCGAACACGAAATGCACAAAGGCGATTACCAAGGCAATGCAATTATCAACTACACCGAGTATGAAATCCCTTATACTCGTATTTGCGAGCATAAGCATTTTACTTTTGGGCAGCAAGAGCATACGATTATTACCAAAGAATATCCAGAGGCATGGAGTAGAGGGAAAGAACCTTATTATCCAATCAACAACGAACGAAACAACAAAATTTATAAACAGTATGCGACACTTAGCGAAGAGTTAAAAGATAAGTACATTTTTGGAGGTCGCCTTGCCGAGTACAAATACTACGATATGCATCAGGTGATTGGTTCTGCTTTGGCAAAAGCAAAAAAAGAAATTGAGTTTCAAAAATCTACTTGTTCATAA
- a CDS encoding glycosyltransferase, which produces MKVFATVVTHNRIESLKKCIEHLRKQTRKPDAIIIINNGSTDHTLE; this is translated from the coding sequence ATGAAGGTATTTGCTACGGTAGTTACTCATAATCGAATAGAATCACTAAAAAAATGCATCGAGCACTTGCGCAAGCAAACGCGAAAGCCCGATGCCATTATTATCATCAATAACGGCAGTACAGACCATACTCTTGAATGA
- a CDS encoding oligosaccharide flippase family protein, which translates to MSFSVKRLLSSSLFQNFVANGFWQLSNLLPPIILVPYLVNTLGGEQYGAFAFLQTLMEYGFLITDYGFLLSATKRVAQASSPAERAKIFANVVFIKLTLVGILALFFFLGFGLIFSQEYSVGTIGFLLLAILGYSLFPMWYFQGIEKFKFISILNALSKLLLMGTILYLVNERDDLTYAVVAYSIAYLFMGGVGFIYALRSFGTPVFKLLSIKEIKLLLKEGGYFFTSSLMPTIYTHLPVVVLKFFTNNLFVGLFSLSLKIVTIAKYTLLAFVNVLYPRICRKATQLSIQELNAYLKKVYTPLWIACLLGCGLLFGLAPFIVHLVDIEKGSINILVFVLRILSAVPILVATHAWFSLPLMAYGHAKLYSYAILYGSIFALLWQGTCVVLWQRNSLLLLYGISIAVPLTEFIIGGAFYAYYRKLKHLLEQKTT; encoded by the coding sequence ATGTCTTTTTCTGTCAAGCGACTACTCTCCTCTTCCTTGTTCCAGAATTTTGTGGCAAATGGTTTTTGGCAGCTTAGTAATCTTCTCCCCCCTATTATTCTTGTCCCTTATTTAGTCAACACCTTAGGCGGCGAACAATATGGAGCTTTTGCTTTTCTTCAAACTCTTATGGAATATGGTTTTCTAATTACAGATTACGGTTTTTTGCTATCGGCTACCAAAAGAGTTGCACAAGCGTCATCACCCGCCGAAAGGGCAAAAATATTTGCCAATGTGGTTTTTATAAAATTAACATTGGTCGGCATACTCGCTCTTTTCTTCTTTTTAGGATTTGGACTGATTTTTTCGCAAGAATACTCCGTTGGTACCATTGGCTTTCTCTTGCTGGCTATTTTAGGATATTCTCTTTTTCCTATGTGGTATTTTCAAGGTATAGAAAAGTTTAAGTTTATCAGTATTCTAAATGCTTTGAGCAAACTACTTTTAATGGGAACGATTCTGTATTTAGTAAATGAGCGCGACGACTTGACCTATGCTGTTGTGGCTTATTCCATTGCTTATTTGTTTATGGGGGGCGTGGGCTTTATTTATGCACTTCGTTCTTTTGGCACGCCTGTTTTTAAATTACTCAGCATAAAAGAAATAAAGCTACTTTTAAAAGAGGGAGGATACTTTTTCACCAGCTCGCTTATGCCTACAATCTATACGCATTTACCAGTTGTAGTGCTTAAATTTTTCACTAATAACTTATTTGTAGGCTTATTTAGTCTATCTCTCAAGATTGTTACAATTGCAAAGTATACTCTTTTAGCTTTTGTAAATGTTCTTTATCCCCGAATATGTCGGAAAGCTACCCAATTATCTATACAGGAGCTAAATGCTTACCTGAAGAAGGTATATACCCCTCTATGGATAGCCTGTTTATTAGGCTGTGGGTTATTGTTTGGGCTAGCACCTTTTATTGTGCACTTGGTAGATATTGAAAAAGGTAGCATAAATATTCTTGTTTTTGTGCTTCGAATACTATCAGCTGTCCCGATATTAGTTGCAACACACGCTTGGTTCAGCCTCCCCCTCATGGCATATGGGCATGCCAAGCTATATAGTTATGCCATTCTTTATGGTAGTATTTTTGCACTACTTTGGCAAGGTACTTGCGTAGTGCTGTGGCAACGAAATTCATTGCTTTTGCTTTATGGTATTTCCATAGCTGTCCCTCTCACAGAATTCATCATTGGAGGAGCATTTTATGCATACTATCGAAAACTCAAACATTTATTAGAACAAAAAACAACATAG